A genome region from Labilibaculum antarcticum includes the following:
- a CDS encoding PPK2 family polyphosphate kinase, with translation MNIDKYKITKKVSLANTDTFKEIEDAKDKLKHIRREISELQDVMYAHGKYSMLICLQGMDTSGKDSLVREVFKDVNARGVVVHSFKAPTSNELKHDFLWRHYIALPQRGKICVFNRTHYENVLVTRVHPQYILGENIPSVTGLDDLDDAFYHKRMERIVYFEEHIAESGTIILKFFLHLSKDEQKKRLFRRLRMKVKNWKFSKDDLKERKSWSAYQECYEDAINRTSKDFAPWYVVPADDKATARLIVAETILQSLQSYKDMVEPSLDKETLSHLDEFKKQLEND, from the coding sequence ATGAATATCGATAAATATAAAATCACGAAAAAGGTAAGCTTAGCCAATACCGACACTTTCAAAGAAATTGAAGATGCTAAGGACAAATTAAAGCACATTCGCAGAGAAATTAGCGAATTGCAGGATGTCATGTATGCACATGGAAAATACAGCATGCTTATTTGCTTGCAAGGTATGGATACATCCGGAAAAGATAGTTTAGTGCGTGAGGTTTTTAAAGATGTGAATGCCAGAGGAGTTGTGGTACACAGTTTTAAGGCACCTACTTCGAATGAACTAAAGCATGATTTTTTGTGGCGGCATTACATTGCACTTCCGCAAAGAGGTAAAATTTGTGTTTTTAACCGCACACATTACGAAAATGTATTGGTTACCCGAGTACATCCCCAATATATTTTGGGAGAAAACATTCCTTCGGTAACTGGTCTTGATGATTTAGATGATGCCTTTTATCACAAACGCATGGAACGAATTGTTTATTTTGAAGAGCACATTGCCGAAAGTGGGACTATTATTTTAAAATTCTTTTTACACCTTTCAAAAGACGAACAGAAAAAGAGATTGTTTCGAAGACTTAGAATGAAAGTAAAAAACTGGAAGTTTTCCAAAGATGATTTGAAAGAAAGAAAATCGTGGAGTGCTTATCAGGAGTGCTACGAAGATGCAATTAACCGCACCTCGAAGGACTTTGCTCCCTGGTATGTTGTTCCTGCCGACGACAAAGCTACAGCAAGACTTATTGTAGCTGAAACAATACTTCAAAGCTTGCAATCTTATAAAGACATGGTGGAACCTAGTCTCGACAAAGAGACTTTATCGCATTTAGATGAGTTTAAAAAGCAACTTGAAAATGATTAA